A section of the Tachysurus fulvidraco isolate hzauxx_2018 chromosome 7, HZAU_PFXX_2.0, whole genome shotgun sequence genome encodes:
- the LOC113638249 gene encoding fucolectin-like — MNNSQRSMPLFLGIYIFSMLWKLTYMQVDLALGGKATQSSSYFFYAASYAIDSNKETNAYSHPCASTNLENSPWWRVDLLAVYDISNVIITNRGDCCPERINGAEIHIGNSLINNGNNNPRCVVISSIPAGASVSYTCNMQGRYVNVIIPGPSHFLTLCEVEVYGVQVPVTKKAFLRLKFNSSQDLSNPIMRDKVLQKVCVCENVHSVVSL, encoded by the exons atgaatAATTCACAAAGGTCCATGCCTCTTTTTTTAG GGATATATATTTTCTCAATGCTGTGGAAACTGACCTATATGCAAG TCGATTTGGCCTTAGGGGGAAAAGCAACACAATCTTCTTCATACTTTTTCTATGCTGCATCCTATGCTATTGATAGCAACAAAGAAACTAATGCATATTCCCACCCATGTGCAAGCACAAATCTTGAGAATAGCCCATGGTGGAGGGTGGATTTGTTGGCGGTGTACGACATTAGCAATGTAATCATCACTAACAGAGGTGACTGCTGTCCAGAACGGATAAATGGTGCTGAGATCCACATTGGCAACTCATTAATCAACAATGGCAACAATAACCcgaggtg TGTTGTTATCTCAAGCATCCCTGCTGGTGCCTCTGTAAGCTACACTTGTAATATGCAGGGTCGTTATGTGAACGTCATCATTCCTGGTCCTAGCCACTTTCTCACACTCTGTGAAGTGGAAGTCTATGGTGTTCAAG TCCCTGTTACTAAGAAGGCATTTCTTAGATTAAAGTTTAACAGCAGTCAGGATCTCAGCAACCCTATCATGAGGGACAAAGTTCTtcaaaaggtgtgtgtttgtgagaatgTACACTCAGTTGTCAGTTTATAA